Within Candidatus Saccharibacteria bacterium, the genomic segment CCTCTAATATTTCCGTTATTGTTTACCCAAAATGCCAGACTCTTTCTGTCGATCAACGCGCACTCATTCCCGGCAGCAAGCTTCTGTGCGGTCGTGCTGTAGGTGCTGTTGGTTACTACCATCGCACGATCGCAGCCATACAATTTCAATCCAGTTACGACTTGGCGTACTGCGCTAGCTTTAACTAGTCCCGAGTAATGCTTGACTTGCACACCCCAGCGTAAGCCATCCTTCTCTGCGATGATATCCACCCCCATGTCATATTTTTCCGTAAGCGAAACATTACGATAGCCGTTATTTCTCATGAGTATTGCGACATATTGCTCAAATTCAAAACTATTCATACTGTCTATACTCCTGAGCCCCATGATTCGTCGATATGCAAAATACCTCCAGCCTATTCGCAATACAAGAGCGCAGCCTAATAACGCCAACGCAATAAACGCGATGTGTTCGAGTACCGCCCGGTGTGTCCATGCAGCAGCACCGACAAGGACGACGATGACAAAAGTTACATCAGTACCTTGAGTCCGTGTGTGCCGTGACATATCAAACATCCTCCTCAGGAATAAGTCTTGGAAGCCTGCATCAAATCGCTCCAATTCTTGCCAAAAGGTGTTCCAGTTTTCCCCGAGAGGTCACCAGTATTTTAACAGATGAGATTTTAAACAATTCCGCTAGCCATATGGGAGTACATGGAACACTATTGACATAATTATATACTTTTGATATCATCGTACTATGAGTAATACAACACTTCATATACCGATGGATAAGACCGTCCGAGATGTTTTGGAGACCAAGGCTAAACGGCTCGGCTTTGATTCTGCGCAGGCATATATTCGCGTATGGGCAAAGGCTGAGGCAGAGGACAGAAGCATCGACTATGGTATCGATGATTGGGGAAGGCCGAGTCCTACGGCCGCTAAAAGACTGAATAAAACAACGAGTGAGGCTCTGCGTGGGAAGAATATCTCCAAACCTTTTTTGACTGCACAGGATGCTCTTGATCATCTCGAGTCCCTATGAGGCCAGTAATTTTTCATCGTAATTTTGAAAAACACTATAAACAGCGTATAAAGCCACAGCAAAAACTGTCCGAGCAGTTCAGAGAACGCTACAAGCTCTTTCTTGCAGGTGAACGAGGCAAACCGCTCGATGACCACGCACTTAGCGGAAGCCTTCAGGGAAGACGTGCCTTTTCTATCACCGGCGATGTCAGAGTAATTTATATTGAACAGGCAGATAAAATCATTTTTCTTGATATCGGAACTCACAGTCAGGTTTATTGAGAAGCATATCGGGTTATAGTCCGTCTTAAACACGGTCAGCTTTCCAAGCCAACGTTAAGTTGTTTAAGTTTTTCATCTAAAGCAAGTAAGTCATCGTAGATAAGTTTCCATCCCTGGTCAACCGAGAACAACCAATAAAATTGCCTCAGCATCGCTGGGGCTATTTTATTGGTTGTTCTCAGGAGCCGGACTTCGATTGCGAACGAGCGAACG encodes:
- a CDS encoding restriction endonuclease, which produces MSRHTRTQGTDVTFVIVVLVGAAAWTHRAVLEHIAFIALALLGCALVLRIGWRYFAYRRIMGLRSIDSMNSFEFEQYVAILMRNNGYRNVSLTEKYDMGVDIIAEKDGLRWGVQVKHYSGLVKASAVRQVVTGLKLYGCDRAMVVTNSTYSTTAQKLAAGNECALIDRKSLAFWVNNNGNIRGVIL
- a CDS encoding type II toxin-antitoxin system mRNA interferase toxin, RelE/StbE family codes for the protein MRPVIFHRNFEKHYKQRIKPQQKLSEQFRERYKLFLAGERGKPLDDHALSGSLQGRRAFSITGDVRVIYIEQADKIIFLDIGTHSQVY